The sequence TGATTGTTACTAAGGTATTTGGTTGGAAAGACTTAGGCTCTAAAGATTTTGTTGATGCAATTCAATTTGGTAGTGTTATCGCCATTGTTTGGTATTTTTGGTCTTTGATTTATGGGGTAGTTAAGGGAGGATTGACAGCCCTGAAAGAGCGAGACTGGGAAAGAGAAGAATGGAAAATTCTTGTAGGTATTGCTGTCGGGACGATGCCTGCATTACTTGTAGGCTTTGCTTTGAAAGATATTTTACCGGAAAGTCCTTTAATTATTGCCATTATGTCAATAATAATGGCGCTTTTATTAGGTTTGGCAGAAAAAATTGGCAGCCGAAAAAGAAATTTTAATTCATTGCAAATTAAAGACGGAATTTTAGTAGGATTGGGACAAACTCTGGCTTTAATTCCTGGGGTTTCTCGCTCGGGTTCAACGTTAACAACTGCTTTATTTTTAGGATTAGAGCGGGATACAGCAGCAAAGTTTTCATTTTTGTTAGGTTTTCCCACTTTAACTATTGCTACTCTTTATAAAAGTCTGAAAATATTTAAATCATTTCAAGCCCACGACTTACCAGATAATATTTTGGTGTTGTTAATTATAGGGATTATTTCCACCTTTATTTTTTCCTATATATCAATTGCTTTTTTGATCAGATATTTACAAACAAAAAATACTTTGATTTTTGTTTGGTATAGGTTAGCATTTGGCTCGGCTATTTTGTTAGCGATCGCTGCAGGTTGGCGAGAATAACACCAGAATTTTGATGAATTGGTAGTGAGGCGTGTCTCCAACGATATCTCTACAACAAAAATCTATGGGTCACTGAGTCTCAATGCTACTCTGCAATAGTCTATAGTCATAAATAGTGACTATTAGTGGATTTTAGCTTTTGATTCATGGCTGCTATTCTTCCTGCCCGGATTTCTAGAGTATTTCCTGATTCTATAGCCGCTGAAATTGGGTTTGAGGCGGGGGATGCACTTGTGGCTATCAATGGTACACGTCCCCGCGATTTAATTGATTACCAATTTTTATGCGCTGATGAAATTTTAGAATTAGAAGTTTTAGATGCTACAGGTAAAATCCATCACGTAGAAATCGAGAAAGATTACGATGAAGATTTAGGCCTAGAATTTGAAACCGCTCTATTTGATGGGCTAATTCAGTGTAACAATCACTGTCCATTTTGTTTTATCGACCAACAACCCCCAGGTAAACGCTCCAGCCTGTATTTAAAAGATGACGATTATCGTCTGAGTTTTTTATATGGCTCTTATTTGACTCTAACCAATTTACCAGAAAAAGAATGGCAACGCATCGAACAAATGCGCCTTTCTCCTTTATATGTATCTGTTCATGCTACGGAACCTGAAGTCAGAATTAAGCTGTTAAAAAATCCCCGTGCGGGAAAGATATTGTCACAAATCAAGTGGTTTCAAGAAAGACGCTTGCAAATTCACGCGCAAGTAGTTGTTTGTCCTGGTATAAATGATGGCGAACATTTGGAACAAACGCTGCGAGATTTAGCGTCATTTTATACAGAAGAAATGCCCACCGTGGCGTCTGTGGCGGTGGTACCAGTAGGTTTGACGAGATTTCGGTTAGCAGTAGATGAACTGAAACCAGTGTCAAGAAAAAAAGCCCAAGAAGTAATTGATCAGGTGCGATCGCTATCACAAGAATTTCGCCAAAAATTTGATTCCAACGTTGTTTGGTTAGCAGATGAATGGTTTTTAATTGCAGGGGAAGATTTACCTAGCGAATCGGAATATGAAGAATATCCCCAAATCGATAACGGTGTGGGTTCGATTCGCTTATTTCTCAAACAATTTGCAACCACTGCGGCTGAATTACTCCCACCCAAAATATATCCTCAGAAAAAATTGACTTGGGTGGTGGGGAATGCAGTTGAAACAGCATTTCAACCGATATTGCAGCGATTAAATGCTGTAGACGGGTTAGAAATCAATATGCGGGCTTTGTCTAGCGATTATTGGGGACAAAATATTAGTGTTACCGGTTTATTAACTGGACATGATTTAATTTTAAACTTAAAAGGGCAAGATTTAGGTGAGGGGATTTTATTACCAAATGTCATGCTTAAACATGGCGAATTGATATTTTTAGATGATATGAGTATTGAGGATGTAGCTCAACAATTGGAGACAAAAATCTTGCCAGTTTCGGGAATTACAGAATTAATCAGTGCTTGTATTGCTTAAAGATAGAGGCACAGATTGAGTTAATTGGTGGTTATTGGTGAGTTTTTTTTGTCAATTAATGACAAATTAATCAACTATTTATTAAGTGGGGAGCAAGTGGTGAAAAATCAGAAAAAAACCAAGAAAACTGTTAAATTAAAAATTAAACAAGCGGGATTATTCATTTTTACTTGGCAAATTTTCACTGGTAATATTTTGAGCATATTACCAGCAACGGCGGCAGAAGAAGAACCGCAATTAACCATAGTCCACAGCCAAGAAAATGCTAATCAATGGGCAGGAATTACCAGCCGCTTACAAGCTGCTGGAGTGAAATATTGTGTGATTCCCCTGGCGAATGTGAATAGTGTCGCTGATTGGGGCGATCGCCGAGTATTATTTTTGCCCAACATCGAGACATTGACACCAGCCCAAGCGATCGCTCTGGAAGAATGGATGAGTAAAGGCGGGCGGTTAATTGCTAGCGGCCCCGTAGGTAGTCTCTCCGCTCCGGGCGTCCGTCAGTTATTACGCAACCTCATCGGCGGTTATTGGGGATTCAGTTTGAACGAAACCCAACAACTACAACCACCCAAAATCAAAACAGAGAACTGGGCTAACCAAAAAGCACTTTTTGGTACAGTACGAGGTGGTGTGCTGATTCCTGACAGTGGTTCTAGTCAAGCTGTAGCTATTTGGAACTCCCAAGATAGCCCCGCAGCCGTCGTCACTAGCGAACGTTCCACCTTATTCGGTTGGCGCTGGGGGGTAGATACAGCCTCTGCAGCAGATCTAGATAATGCATGGTTAAAAACTGCCCTCAACTATCATCAGGGTAGTTTGACAAACAACCAGAAAAAAATAGCTGGCGGTTCCCCGGACTGTACAACCTCCCTACCAGTACTGGCGGAAGCTGGGAAAAATGGCGAAATAGCCAGAGACAATAACACCTTTTCACCTCCATCTAAACCTCCCCTCACCGCCACCGCACCCCAACCCAGACCCCCAATTAGAGAGATTACCCCGCGATCGCCAGAAGCCATCGACCAACTAGAACAAACAGTACGCCTAGATGTCCTCCCCAACTCCAGCGCACCCATCGATAACAAAGAAGCGATCGCCCTCCAACAAGAGCTAGAAAATCTCATTGGTCGGGTGGAAAGCGCTCATTTAGCGGCTGCTGTGACCGCCTCTAGTAGCGGTGAAGTTGCCACCATAACCCCCCGTACACTCAAGGTGCAACACTCAGAGTTAATTTCCAGCCGCACAGGTGTGGGCGTAACCAGCACAGAACAAGCCCTAGCGCAAGCCAGAACGATCGCCAAAAACTTACCCCAGCTAATTAACCAAAAAAACTACGCCCTAGCGCGTCAGCAATGGCTCACCGCCAAATCTAGTTTATGGAAACAATTTCCCCTAGACCGCAGATTAGCCCAGCCAGAAATCCGCTCAGTGTGGTTAGACAGAGGAACAATTGTGCGGGCTGGTAGCGAAGCGGGGCTTGCGGAAATTTTTGATCGGTTAGCGCAAGCGGGAATCAACACAGTCTTTTTTGAAACCGTCAACGCCAGTTATCCCATTTATCCCAGCCAAGTTGCACCCCAACAAAACCCCTTGATTCGTGGCTGGGATCCCCTCGCATCGGGAGTGAAATTAGCCCACGCCAGGGGTATGGAGATTCACGCTTGGGTTTGGGCTTTTGCAGCCGGGAATCAGCGTCACAACGAAGTGATCAACATTGACCCCAATTATCCAGGGCCAGTGCTAGCGGCTAACCCCGATTGGGCAAATTATGATAACCGTGGTAACGTCATTCCCGTCGGTCAAACTAAGCCATTTTTTGACCCAGCTAATCCCCAACTGCGACAATACCTACTCAAACTCTATGAAGAAATCGTCACCCGCTATCAGGTAGACGGTCTGCAGCTAGATTACATCCGCTATCCCTTCCAAGACCCAGCCGCCGGTAGAACTTATGGTTATGGTCGAGCGGCTAGAGAAAAGTTTCTGCAACAGACTGGCGTAGATCCGGTGAATATTGCTCCTAGCGATCGCGAAATGTGGCAAAAATGGACAGCATTTCGCACCGAGCAAGTAGATAGCTTTGTCGCGGAAGTTGCACAGCAGTTACGCAAAAAGCGCTCAAACCTGATACTATCAGTAGCCGTCTTCCCTCTCCCAGAAATAGAACGCATCCAAAAAATTCAACAACACTGGGAAGTTTGGGCACGGCGAGGAGATATAGATTTAATCGTGCCCATGACCTATGCTCTGGATACCCCGCGTTTCCAACGACTAGCCCAACCTTGGATTGCTTCTAAGCAATTGGGCGCGACTTTGTTAGTTCCAGGAATTCGCCTGCTTTCCTTACCAACTGTGGGTGCATTTGACCAACTGCAATTAGTGAGAGACTTACCTGTGAGCGGTTATGCACTCTTTGCGGCTGAAAATTTAAACAACGAACTCCAAAAACTATTTAGCAATACTCAAGGTAGAGTACCGCAGACAACCAGCGAACCAATTCCCCACCGTCAACCTTTTCCCACCGCTGCTATTCGTTATGCAGCTCTGCAAAACGAATGGAAATTTATGTTGCAAAACGACCAAATGCGGATGTCTCCTACCACAATTTCCGACTTTAATATTCAAGCCGATGTTCTCCAAAAAGCTTTAAATCAACTCGCTAGTTCTCCTTCTGCTAGTCACTTAATCTCAGCGAGAGCCTCTTTAACTAGATTCCAAGCGTTGTTTAGGGGATGGATGCGCGAAGAAGCATTAGAGAATCCCTATCAAGTCAGAGTTTGGGAACACCGTTTAGTAACTATTGAAAGACTCTTGCGTTACGGTGAACGGCGGGTAATGGTGCAGCCTTAAATATATAGCAGGGAATAGGGAACAGGGAACAGGGAACAGGGTTGAAAGCTGAAACATGTCACTTGTGAGAAGTGGGGGACAAGCCCATACGGATCAACTTAACGTGAAACCCTTGTCCCGCCTCAGAATGAATTCTGAGTCTCATAGCAAAAGTCATCTAAAGATGACTTAAAATTCTCACAAATCCCTAGTCTACTTCAGTAGACTTTAGTTATTAGCCTTGAACTTCAGTTCTGGGCGGGTGTGGAAGCCAACAGATAAGCCATTTCTCGCTTAAGTTGACACGTATGAGGGGGGGACGAGCCCCAACAACCCTCGTGGGCGAAAAAATCAAACTTTTTTTCCTTAGTTCAAGCCCTATCCCTGTCTTGAAAAGTTTTGCGCCGGGAAACCCGGACGCGCAACGCCAGTTGTTTCAAGTCGGGAAACCCTTTCGGCAGTCGCTCATGGGGGAAACCCCCAAGACCGCGCTGCCTCACCCCAACACTGGCTCAACTTTTCGCTTTATGGGTGGGGTAATTTCATACTTCAGACCTCAGACCTCAGACCTCAGACCTCAGACCTCAGACCTCAGACCTCATACTTCAGACTTCATATCTCATACCTCATACCTCAGACTTCAGCCTTCAGACTTCATACCTCAGACTTCAGACTTCAGACTTCAGACTTCAGCCTTCAGACTTCAGACTTCAGACTTCAGACTTCAGACTTCAGACTTCAGCCTTGAGTTGACTCTTTACCCCTATTAATGTCAGCATACGAGTTACAAATTCAATAGCTTCTTTATTCTTTATTTCCCATATCTATGCAAGCTTTTCCTCCGCTTCTTTGGTTAAGTTGCTTAAAGTCAATGATTGACTTTTCGCCGTTGACGGTTGAGCCGGAAACAAAAGTTTTGGTAGCGATCGCACTCATGGCAAAATGGGGTAAAAGCGTCTTAATCGGCTCCAAATCCCAGGTGATGGGGTGGTTAACAGAGCGAGATGTGGTCAGGTTGGTAGCAGATGGGGTGGATTTAGAAACAGCTAAAATATGCGAAGTCATGCATATCTCAAACATCTCGCTCAAATTGTTTGAATTAGAAAATGTTCAATTAGTCATATCATTGGTACAACAGCATCAATTAGCTCTTTTACCAGTTGTCGATGAGCAAAATTTAATTATCGGTACTGTCACAGGTGAGTGTATCACTCAGTTACTAGAATTAGAATCACAAGCTAATCTAGTAGGTTCGATTGAAGAAAACATTTCCGCCACAAAACTAGAATATAGCCAACAAACCCAAGGGGAATTAGAAAACACGACAGCTCGCTTTCGTTTCTTAGCTGAATCCATCCCGCAACAAGTCTGGATTGCTAAAGCAAATGGCGACCTTGAATATGTTAACCAGCGAGTACTGGACTACTTTGCTTGTTCACAAGCAGAGATTTTAGGCTGGAAATGGGAGCAATGGACTCATCCAGAAGATTTACCCAGAGTTCTCGACACCTGGCAAAAATCCTTAGCTACCGGAGAACTTTATGAAGTAGAGTGTCGCTGGCTCAGAAGAACTGACAACACCTATCGTTGGCATTTAATTCGTGCTATGGCTCGGCGCGACCAAAAAGGAAATATTCTCAATTGGTTTGGCACAAACACAGATATTCATGATCGCGTATCTGTAGAAGAAGCTTTAGCAGAACGGGTACGGTTAGCAGATTTTCGCACCCATGTTGATCGTATCCTCACCCAGAGTCATTCTTTAGAAAACATGATGCGTGGCTGCACACAAGCCTTAGTGCAGCATCTTGACGCCGCTTTCGCTCGGATTTGGATGTTGAACAAACAAACAAATGTCCTGGAATTACAAGTCAGTTCGGGAATATATACTCATATT is a genomic window of Fortiea contorta PCC 7126 containing:
- a CDS encoding undecaprenyl-diphosphate phosphatase gives rise to the protein MEYIQAFILGIVQGITEFLPISSTAHLLIVTKVFGWKDLGSKDFVDAIQFGSVIAIVWYFWSLIYGVVKGGLTALKERDWEREEWKILVGIAVGTMPALLVGFALKDILPESPLIIAIMSIIMALLLGLAEKIGSRKRNFNSLQIKDGILVGLGQTLALIPGVSRSGSTLTTALFLGLERDTAAKFSFLLGFPTLTIATLYKSLKIFKSFQAHDLPDNILVLLIIGIISTFIFSYISIAFLIRYLQTKNTLIFVWYRLAFGSAILLAIAAGWRE
- a CDS encoding TIGR03279 family radical SAM protein, whose amino-acid sequence is MAAILPARISRVFPDSIAAEIGFEAGDALVAINGTRPRDLIDYQFLCADEILELEVLDATGKIHHVEIEKDYDEDLGLEFETALFDGLIQCNNHCPFCFIDQQPPGKRSSLYLKDDDYRLSFLYGSYLTLTNLPEKEWQRIEQMRLSPLYVSVHATEPEVRIKLLKNPRAGKILSQIKWFQERRLQIHAQVVVCPGINDGEHLEQTLRDLASFYTEEMPTVASVAVVPVGLTRFRLAVDELKPVSRKKAQEVIDQVRSLSQEFRQKFDSNVVWLADEWFLIAGEDLPSESEYEEYPQIDNGVGSIRLFLKQFATTAAELLPPKIYPQKKLTWVVGNAVETAFQPILQRLNAVDGLEINMRALSSDYWGQNISVTGLLTGHDLILNLKGQDLGEGILLPNVMLKHGELIFLDDMSIEDVAQQLETKILPVSGITELISACIA
- a CDS encoding glycoside hydrolase family 10 protein, which encodes MKNQKKTKKTVKLKIKQAGLFIFTWQIFTGNILSILPATAAEEEPQLTIVHSQENANQWAGITSRLQAAGVKYCVIPLANVNSVADWGDRRVLFLPNIETLTPAQAIALEEWMSKGGRLIASGPVGSLSAPGVRQLLRNLIGGYWGFSLNETQQLQPPKIKTENWANQKALFGTVRGGVLIPDSGSSQAVAIWNSQDSPAAVVTSERSTLFGWRWGVDTASAADLDNAWLKTALNYHQGSLTNNQKKIAGGSPDCTTSLPVLAEAGKNGEIARDNNTFSPPSKPPLTATAPQPRPPIREITPRSPEAIDQLEQTVRLDVLPNSSAPIDNKEAIALQQELENLIGRVESAHLAAAVTASSSGEVATITPRTLKVQHSELISSRTGVGVTSTEQALAQARTIAKNLPQLINQKNYALARQQWLTAKSSLWKQFPLDRRLAQPEIRSVWLDRGTIVRAGSEAGLAEIFDRLAQAGINTVFFETVNASYPIYPSQVAPQQNPLIRGWDPLASGVKLAHARGMEIHAWVWAFAAGNQRHNEVINIDPNYPGPVLAANPDWANYDNRGNVIPVGQTKPFFDPANPQLRQYLLKLYEEIVTRYQVDGLQLDYIRYPFQDPAAGRTYGYGRAAREKFLQQTGVDPVNIAPSDREMWQKWTAFRTEQVDSFVAEVAQQLRKKRSNLILSVAVFPLPEIERIQKIQQHWEVWARRGDIDLIVPMTYALDTPRFQRLAQPWIASKQLGATLLVPGIRLLSLPTVGAFDQLQLVRDLPVSGYALFAAENLNNELQKLFSNTQGRVPQTTSEPIPHRQPFPTAAIRYAALQNEWKFMLQNDQMRMSPTTISDFNIQADVLQKALNQLASSPSASHLISARASLTRFQALFRGWMREEALENPYQVRVWEHRLVTIERLLRYGERRVMVQP